The Lycium barbarum isolate Lr01 chromosome 10, ASM1917538v2, whole genome shotgun sequence genome includes a region encoding these proteins:
- the LOC132615101 gene encoding uncharacterized protein LOC132615101 yields the protein MIFLRHHLDEGLKVEYLTVKDPLELWTGLKERYDHIKHNTFLLKNHEARSTGTAPFLEANVVAAHGAAERRQNNRGHNNECRHGKGKGRYNNHRDGGHHKRENNMGYQGNPSKSNYHRCGLKGHWKNECRAPEHFARLYPNSFKRKVNRGGASSPNA from the exons ATGATTTTCCTTCGTCATCATCTGGATGAAGGATTGAAGGTTGAATACCTGACAGTGAAAGATCCACTTGAATTGTGGACTGGTTTGAAGGAAAGGTATGACCACATTAAG CATAATACCTTTTTATTGAAAAATCATGAAGCCCGTTCCACTGGAACTGCTCCATTCCTGGAAGCGAACGTGGTAGCAGCACATGGCGCAGCTGAAAGAAGACAAAACAATCGGGGCCATAATAATGAGTGTAGGCATGGCAAGGGCAAGGGACGATATAATAATCATCGTGATGGTGGTCACCATAAAAGGGAGAACAATATGGGCTATCAAGGCAATCCTTCAAAGAGCAACTATCATCGTTGTGGTTTGAAAGGTCACTGGAAAAATGAATGCCGGGCGCCTGAACATTTTGCCAGGCTTTATCCAAATTCCTTCAAAAGAAAGGTAAATAGAGGTGGTGCCTCTTCGCCTAATGCCTAG